A single window of Nicotiana sylvestris chromosome 5, ASM39365v2, whole genome shotgun sequence DNA harbors:
- the LOC104248030 gene encoding uncharacterized protein, whose protein sequence is MSIIPQNSFYFKNPKFSTSLHLKPLKSPLYFPIEKPNLLKIKSLQCHQWKIKAFESVGTVKAQSLAEFEFKNPIFSTPLDFKPFKTRLCFPTQKPHLLKIESLQCHQWKVKAFESEGSVKEQSLAEFEFNIDAFLSILEFLCLFSSAVVAIGYAVNSWFWGSQKWLGNRVLGAQCVVLVGGVIIGSVIRRRQWSRICTFEFSSRSGSGSRGVNLVERIEKLEEDLRSSATLIRVLSRQLEKLGIRFRVTRKTLKDPVTEAAALAQKNSEATRALALQGERLEKELGEIQKVLLAMQEQQHKQLELILAIGKTGKLFENKRGPSQEPAQNTSNVSNTAVDGVSQLEVNRLQSLKGHRETNNDRC, encoded by the exons ATGTCAATCATACCCCAGAATTCATTTTATTTCAAGAacccaaaattttcaacctcATTACACCTAAAACCCTTGAAATCCCCTCTATATTTCCCTATAGAAAAACCCAATTTGCTAAAAATTAAATCTTTGCAATGCCATCAATGGAAAATTAAGGCCTTTGAGTCAGTGGGAACTGTAAAGGCTCAATCTTTAGCTGAATTTGAGTTCAAGAACCCAATATTTTCAACCCCTTTAGACTTTAAACCCTTTAAAACCCGTTTATGTTTCCCTACACAAAAACCGCATTTGCTAAAAATTGAATCTTTACAGTGTCATCAATGGAAAGTTAAGGCCTTTGAATCAGAGGGAAGTGTAAAGGAACAATCTTTAGCGGAATTTGAGTTCAATATTGATGCTTTCCTTTCGATTCTTGAGTTTCTGTGTCTGTTTTCCTCAGCTGTCGTGGCAATTGGTTATGCTGTGAATTCTTGGTTTTGGGGGTCTCAGAAGTGGTTAGGAAATAGGGTGTTAGGTGCACAGTGTGTTGTGTTGGTGGGTGGAGTGATCATTGGTTCTGTGATTAGGAGAAGACAATGGAGTAGGATTTGTACGTTTGAATTTTCCTCCAGGAGTGGGAGTGGCTCAAGAGGGGTTAATTTGGTGGAGAGGATTGAAAAATTAGAGGAAGATTTGAGGAGCTCAGCGACGCTTATTCGGGTTCTATCGAGACAGCTTGAGAAGCTGGGAATTCGATTTCGAGTTACAAGAAAGACTCTCAAAGATCCGGTTACTGAG GCTGCAGCATTGGCCCAAAAGAACTCTGAGGCCACTCGAGCATTGGCATTGCAGGGTGAGCGTCTGGAGAAGGAGCTCGGTGAGATACAGAAGGTTCTGCTGGCAATGCAG GAGCAGCAACACAAACAACTCGAATTAATTCTTGCAATTGGGAAAACTGGAAAGTTATTTGAGAACAAGCGAGGACCTAGTCAAGAACCAGCACAGAATACAAGTAATGTGTCTAATACAGCCGTTGATGGAGTTTCACAGTTGGAAGTGAATCGACTACAATCTTTAAAGGGACACAGAGAAACCAACAACGACAGATGCTAG